From one Bacteroides fragilis NCTC 9343 genomic stretch:
- a CDS encoding 2-oxoacid:acceptor oxidoreductase family protein: protein MKEEIIIAGFGGQGVLSMGKILAYSGLMEGKEVTWMPAYGPEQRGGTANVTVIVSDDKISSPILSKYDTAIILNQPSLEKFESRVKPGGILIYDGYGIINPPTRKDIKVYRIDAMDAANEMNNAKAFNMIVLGGLLKLRPIVTLENVVKGLKKTLPERHHHLIPMNEEAIKKGMELIREA, encoded by the coding sequence ATGAAAGAAGAAATAATTATAGCAGGATTCGGTGGACAGGGTGTACTGTCTATGGGAAAGATTTTAGCCTATTCCGGACTGATGGAGGGCAAAGAAGTGACCTGGATGCCGGCTTATGGTCCTGAGCAACGTGGCGGAACAGCCAACGTTACAGTCATTGTAAGTGACGACAAGATCTCTTCACCGATCTTGAGCAAATATGATACAGCTATCATTCTGAATCAGCCTTCACTGGAAAAGTTCGAAAGCCGTGTGAAACCCGGAGGTATCCTGATCTACGACGGATACGGCATTATCAACCCGCCTACCCGCAAGGATATCAAGGTGTACCGCATCGATGCAATGGATGCGGCCAATGAAATGAACAATGCTAAAGCATTCAACATGATCGTGCTGGGAGGATTGCTGAAACTTCGCCCCATTGTCACTTTAGAAAATGTAGTGAAAGGTTTGAAGAAAACTTTGCCCGAACGCCACCATCACCTGATCCCGATGAACGAAGAGGCCATCAAAAAAGGGATGGAACTGATCAGAGAAGCTTAA
- a CDS encoding thiamine pyrophosphate-dependent enzyme has product MTKEEIIKPENLVYKKPTLMNDNGMHYCPGCSHGVVHKLIAEVIEEMGLEDKAVGISPVGCAVFIYNYLDIDWQEAAHGRAPALATAIKRLWPDRLVFTYQGDGDLACIGTAETIHALNRGENITIIFINNAIYGMTGGQMAPTTLMGMKTATCPYGRDPELHGYPLKITEIAAQLEGTAYVTRQSVQSVPAIRKAKKAIRKAFENSMNGKGSNLVEIVSTCSSGWKMTPEKANKWMEEHMFPFYPLGDLKDK; this is encoded by the coding sequence ATGACGAAAGAAGAAATAATCAAGCCCGAGAATCTGGTTTATAAGAAACCGACTCTGATGAACGACAATGGCATGCACTATTGTCCGGGTTGCAGCCACGGCGTTGTACATAAACTGATTGCCGAAGTAATCGAGGAGATGGGACTGGAAGACAAAGCAGTCGGTATCTCACCCGTAGGTTGCGCTGTATTTATCTACAATTACCTTGACATTGACTGGCAGGAAGCTGCACACGGACGTGCGCCGGCACTTGCCACTGCCATCAAACGTCTTTGGCCGGATCGCCTGGTGTTCACCTATCAGGGAGATGGCGACCTTGCCTGCATCGGTACGGCAGAGACTATCCACGCATTGAATCGTGGTGAAAATATTACGATTATCTTTATCAACAATGCCATTTACGGTATGACCGGAGGCCAGATGGCTCCTACTACCCTGATGGGAATGAAAACCGCCACTTGTCCTTATGGACGTGATCCGGAACTCCACGGATATCCGTTGAAGATAACTGAGATTGCTGCCCAACTGGAAGGTACAGCTTACGTAACCCGTCAGTCGGTACAATCCGTTCCGGCTATCCGGAAAGCTAAAAAAGCAATCCGTAAAGCTTTTGAAAATTCAATGAACGGAAAAGGCTCCAACCTGGTAGAAATCGTTTCGACCTGTAGTTCCGGCTGGAAAATGACTCCGGAGAAAGCCAACAAATGGATGGAAGAACACATGTTCCCCTTCTATCCTCTTGGCGACTTGAAAGATAAATAA
- a CDS encoding 3-methyl-2-oxobutanoate dehydrogenase subunit VorB produces the protein MAEEVVLMKGNEAIAHAAIRCGADGYFGYPITPQSEVLETLAELRPWETTGMVVLQAESEVAAINMVYGGAGSGKMVMTSSSSPGVSLKQEGISYLAGAELPCLIVNVMRGGPGLGTIQPSQADYFQTVKGGGHGDYKLIALAPASVQEMADFVGLAFELAFKYRNPAIILADGVIGQMMEKVVLPPAKARRTDAEVIAQCPWASTGKTKDRKPNIITSLELRPEEMEKNNLRFQAKYRVIEENEVRFEEIDCEDAEYLIVAFGSMARIGQKAMELAREEGIKVGMLRPITLWPFPTKAIAEYANKVKGMLVTELNAGQMVEDVRLAVNGRVKVEHFGRLGGIVPDPDEIVTALKEQLIK, from the coding sequence ATGGCAGAAGAAGTTGTATTAATGAAAGGAAACGAAGCCATCGCCCATGCGGCCATCCGCTGTGGTGCCGACGGATACTTCGGATATCCTATTACTCCGCAATCGGAGGTGTTGGAAACTCTTGCCGAACTGAGACCTTGGGAAACTACCGGCATGGTAGTCCTCCAGGCGGAAAGTGAAGTGGCAGCTATCAATATGGTTTATGGCGGTGCCGGAAGCGGCAAAATGGTGATGACCTCATCATCAAGTCCCGGTGTCAGCCTGAAACAGGAAGGTATTTCTTATCTGGCAGGTGCCGAGCTTCCATGTCTGATCGTAAACGTGATGCGCGGCGGCCCCGGTTTGGGTACTATCCAACCAAGCCAGGCCGACTATTTCCAGACTGTAAAAGGTGGAGGACACGGTGACTATAAACTCATCGCATTGGCTCCGGCTTCTGTTCAGGAAATGGCAGACTTTGTCGGACTCGCTTTCGAACTTGCGTTCAAATACCGTAATCCGGCCATCATCCTTGCAGACGGTGTTATCGGACAAATGATGGAGAAAGTGGTTCTTCCTCCCGCAAAAGCCCGCCGTACGGATGCGGAAGTCATAGCACAATGTCCATGGGCTTCTACCGGAAAGACAAAAGACCGTAAGCCCAACATCATCACTTCGTTGGAACTGCGTCCGGAAGAGATGGAGAAAAACAACCTCCGCTTCCAGGCAAAGTACAGAGTAATTGAAGAAAACGAAGTACGTTTTGAAGAAATTGACTGCGAAGATGCAGAATATCTGATTGTAGCTTTCGGTTCAATGGCACGTATCGGCCAGAAAGCAATGGAACTGGCCCGTGAAGAGGGGATTAAAGTCGGTATGCTTCGCCCCATCACTCTATGGCCGTTCCCGACGAAAGCGATTGCCGAGTATGCCAATAAAGTAAAAGGTATGCTGGTAACCGAGCTGAATGCCGGACAGATGGTAGAAGACGTTCGTTTAGCAGTGAACGGAAGAGTGAAAGTTGAACATTTCGGCCGCCTGGGAGGAATTGTTCCCGATCCGGACGAAATAGTAACTGCATTGAAAGAACAATTAATCAAATAA
- a CDS encoding 4Fe-4S dicluster domain-containing protein codes for MAKIKGAIVVDTERCKGCNLCVVACPLNVISLAKEVNVKGYNYAQQILEDTCNGCSSCATVCPDGCISVYKVKVE; via the coding sequence ATGGCAAAAATCAAAGGAGCAATCGTAGTCGACACAGAGCGTTGCAAAGGGTGCAACCTGTGTGTGGTAGCTTGTCCGCTCAACGTAATATCCCTCGCCAAAGAGGTGAATGTGAAAGGGTATAATTATGCCCAGCAGATTCTTGAAGATACCTGTAACGGATGCAGTTCATGCGCAACCGTATGTCCGGACGGATGTATCTCTGTTTATAAAGTAAAAGTAGAATAA
- a CDS encoding tetratricopeptide repeat protein, with amino-acid sequence MDQLKTIKELINQGDIENALQALEEFLQTEPVGKDEAYYLMGNAYRKLGDWQKALNNYQSAIELNPDSPALQARKMVMDILNFYNKDMYNQ; translated from the coding sequence ATGGATCAACTGAAAACCATCAAAGAGCTTATCAATCAAGGAGATATAGAAAATGCGCTTCAAGCACTTGAAGAATTTCTCCAGACTGAACCCGTCGGTAAAGACGAAGCTTACTATCTGATGGGAAATGCTTACCGCAAGTTAGGAGACTGGCAAAAAGCCCTCAATAATTATCAATCCGCCATTGAACTCAATCCCGACAGCCCGGCTCTCCAGGCACGCAAAATGGTGATGGATATATTGAACTTCTACAATAAAGATATGTATAATCAATAA
- the rpiB gene encoding ribose 5-phosphate isomerase B encodes MKKIGICCDHAGFELKEYVRGWLEAKGWEYKDFGTYSTDSCDYPDFAHPLALAVEASECYPGIAICGSGNGISMTLNKHQGIRAALCWTAEIAHMARLHNDANVLVMPGRYISTEEADMIMTEFFSTEFEGGRHQKRIDKIPVK; translated from the coding sequence ATGAAGAAAATTGGAATTTGTTGCGACCACGCCGGTTTCGAATTGAAAGAATACGTAAGGGGCTGGCTGGAAGCAAAAGGTTGGGAATACAAAGACTTCGGAACTTACTCGACAGACAGCTGTGACTATCCCGATTTTGCCCATCCATTGGCACTGGCTGTTGAAGCCAGCGAATGCTATCCGGGAATTGCCATCTGTGGTAGCGGTAATGGTATCAGCATGACATTAAACAAACATCAGGGTATTCGTGCCGCACTCTGCTGGACAGCAGAAATCGCACACATGGCACGCCTGCACAACGATGCCAACGTATTGGTTATGCCCGGCCGTTATATCAGCACGGAAGAGGCGGATATGATTATGACGGAATTTTTCTCGACAGAGTTTGAAGGCGGACGCCACCAGAAACGCATTGATAAAATTCCTGTAAAGTGA
- a CDS encoding transketolase family protein produces MNDSKLMNRAADNIRILAASMVEKANSGHPGGAMGGADFVNVLFSEFLVYDPQNPRWEGRDRFFLDPGHMSPMLYSVLAFTGKYTLDELKQFRQWGSPTPGHPEVNVDRGVENTSGPLGQGHTYAVGAAIAAKFLKARFGEVMNQTIYAYISDGGIQEEISQGAGRIAGTLGLDNLIMFYDSNDVQLSTNTEDVTTENVAMKYEAWDWKVITINGNDPDEIRKALTEAKAEKNRPTLIIGKTTMGKGARRADGSSYEADCATHGAPLGGDAYVNTIKNLGGNPENPFTIFPEVAELYAKRAEELKKIVADKYAAKAEWAKANPEKAAKLAEFFSGKAPKVNWDAIEQKAGGATRAGSATVLGALATQVENMIVSSADLSNSDKTDGFLKKTHAFKKGDFSGAFLQAGVSELSMACICIGMSLHGGIIAACGTFFVFSDYMKPALRMAALMEQPVKFIWTHDAFRVGEDGPTHEPVEQEAQVRLLEKLKNHKGHNSMLVLRPADVEETTIAWKLAMENMSTPTALILSRQNIVNLPAGTDYSQAAKGAYIIADADENPDVILVASGSEVSTLVAGAELLRKEGVKVRIVSAPSEGLFRNQSKEYQESILPAGAKIFGLTAGLPVNLEGLVGSNGKVFGLESFGFSAPYKVLDEKLGFTAENVYNQVKAML; encoded by the coding sequence ATGAACGATAGTAAACTTATGAATCGTGCGGCTGATAATATCCGCATATTAGCTGCGTCGATGGTGGAAAAAGCCAATTCGGGACACCCCGGAGGCGCCATGGGCGGTGCTGATTTTGTGAACGTACTCTTCTCTGAGTTTTTGGTATACGATCCGCAAAACCCACGCTGGGAAGGTCGCGACCGCTTTTTCCTCGACCCGGGACACATGTCACCGATGCTTTATTCCGTATTGGCTTTCACCGGAAAATATACATTGGACGAATTAAAGCAATTCCGTCAGTGGGGCAGCCCTACTCCGGGACACCCTGAAGTGAATGTAGACCGTGGCGTTGAAAATACTTCCGGCCCGCTGGGACAGGGACACACTTATGCAGTAGGCGCAGCCATTGCAGCCAAATTCCTGAAAGCCCGCTTTGGCGAAGTAATGAACCAGACTATTTACGCATATATATCCGATGGAGGTATCCAGGAAGAAATCTCTCAGGGTGCCGGCCGCATTGCCGGTACACTCGGACTGGACAACCTGATCATGTTCTACGATTCAAACGACGTACAGCTTTCTACCAACACAGAAGATGTAACAACGGAAAACGTAGCCATGAAATATGAAGCATGGGACTGGAAAGTAATCACAATCAACGGTAACGATCCTGACGAGATACGCAAAGCTCTGACTGAAGCCAAAGCTGAAAAGAACCGTCCGACCCTGATCATCGGTAAAACGACCATGGGTAAAGGAGCACGCCGGGCCGATGGAAGCAGCTATGAAGCCGACTGCGCGACACACGGCGCACCATTGGGCGGAGACGCATATGTGAATACAATCAAGAACCTGGGTGGAAATCCGGAGAATCCATTCACCATTTTCCCCGAAGTAGCCGAACTGTATGCCAAACGTGCGGAAGAACTGAAGAAGATTGTTGCTGACAAATATGCAGCAAAAGCAGAATGGGCAAAAGCAAACCCTGAAAAGGCAGCTAAACTGGCCGAATTCTTCTCTGGAAAAGCCCCGAAAGTAAACTGGGATGCCATTGAACAGAAAGCCGGCGGCGCAACCCGTGCCGGATCTGCAACCGTATTAGGAGCATTGGCCACTCAGGTAGAAAATATGATCGTTTCATCAGCCGACCTGTCTAACTCAGACAAGACAGACGGATTCCTGAAAAAGACGCACGCATTCAAAAAAGGAGATTTCAGCGGCGCTTTCCTTCAAGCAGGAGTTTCAGAGTTAAGTATGGCTTGTATTTGTATCGGTATGTCTCTGCACGGAGGTATCATTGCTGCATGCGGCACATTCTTTGTGTTCTCAGACTACATGAAACCGGCCCTGCGTATGGCTGCCCTGATGGAGCAACCGGTAAAATTCATCTGGACTCATGATGCGTTCCGTGTAGGAGAAGACGGACCTACTCACGAACCGGTAGAACAAGAAGCACAAGTACGCCTGCTTGAAAAACTGAAGAACCACAAAGGACACAACTCTATGTTGGTACTTCGCCCGGCGGATGTGGAAGAGACAACCATTGCGTGGAAACTTGCAATGGAAAACATGTCGACTCCTACAGCACTGATCCTTTCACGTCAGAATATCGTTAACCTGCCCGCAGGAACCGATTATTCACAAGCTGCAAAAGGTGCTTATATCATTGCCGACGCCGATGAAAACCCGGATGTGATCCTAGTAGCTTCGGGTTCGGAAGTTTCAACGCTGGTGGCCGGTGCCGAACTTCTGCGCAAAGAAGGTGTGAAAGTACGTATTGTTTCCGCTCCGTCCGAAGGGTTATTCCGTAATCAAAGCAAAGAGTATCAAGAATCCATACTTCCTGCAGGAGCCAAAATCTTTGGTCTGACAGCCGGACTTCCGGTGAATCTTGAAGGTTTGGTAGGTTCCAACGGTAAAGTGTTCGGTCTTGAATCATTTGGTTTCTCGGCACCCTACAAAGTGCTGGATGAGAAACTGGGATTCACCGCAGAAAACGTATACAATCAGGTAAAAGCAATGCTCTGA
- the galK gene encoding galactokinase, whose protein sequence is MDIEHVRSRFIKHFDGTTGFVYASPGRINLIGEHTDYNGGFVFPGAIDKGMIAEIKPNGTDKVNAYSIDLKDYVTFGLNEEDAPRASWARYIFGVCREMIKRGVDVKGFNTAFSGDVPLGAGMSSSAALESTYAFALNDLFGENKIDKFELAKIGQATEHNYCGVNCGIMDQFASVFGKEGSLIRLDCRSLEYQYFPFKPEGYRLVLLDSVVKHELASSAYNKRRQSCEAAVAAIQKKHPHVEFLRDCTMDMLAEAKADISEEDYMRAEYVIEEIQRVLDVCDALERGDYETVGQKMYETHHGMSKLYEVSCEELDFLNDCAKECGVTGSRVMGGGFGGCTINLVKDELYDNFIEKAKESFKAKFGRSPKVYDVVISDGSRRLV, encoded by the coding sequence ATGGATATAGAACACGTAAGAAGTCGCTTCATCAAACATTTTGATGGAACTACAGGATTTGTATATGCCTCTCCGGGCCGTATCAACCTAATTGGTGAGCACACCGACTACAATGGCGGATTTGTTTTCCCGGGAGCTATCGATAAAGGTATGATCGCCGAAATCAAGCCTAACGGCACAGATAAAGTAAACGCTTACTCTATCGACCTGAAAGATTATGTAACTTTCGGATTGAACGAAGAAGATGCTCCACGCGCCAGCTGGGCAAGATATATATTCGGTGTGTGCCGCGAAATGATCAAACGTGGCGTTGACGTGAAAGGATTCAATACCGCTTTCTCCGGAGATGTGCCATTGGGTGCCGGAATGTCTTCATCGGCTGCTTTGGAAAGTACTTATGCCTTTGCGCTGAATGACCTGTTTGGTGAAAACAAAATAGACAAATTCGAATTAGCTAAAATCGGTCAGGCTACAGAACACAACTATTGCGGTGTGAACTGTGGTATTATGGACCAGTTCGCTTCTGTATTCGGTAAAGAAGGTAGCCTGATTCGTTTGGATTGCCGCTCTTTGGAATACCAGTACTTCCCGTTCAAACCGGAAGGTTATCGTCTGGTATTGCTGGATTCGGTCGTTAAACACGAATTGGCTTCATCGGCATACAACAAACGTCGTCAGAGCTGCGAGGCTGCTGTGGCTGCCATCCAGAAAAAACATCCACATGTAGAATTCCTGCGTGACTGTACAATGGATATGCTGGCAGAGGCAAAAGCTGATATCAGTGAAGAAGATTACATGCGTGCCGAATACGTAATCGAAGAAATTCAGCGTGTACTCGATGTATGTGATGCCCTGGAAAGAGGAGATTACGAAACGGTAGGTCAGAAAATGTACGAAACTCATCATGGCATGAGCAAACTTTACGAAGTAAGCTGCGAAGAACTCGACTTCCTGAACGACTGCGCTAAAGAGTGTGGCGTAACCGGTTCACGCGTTATGGGCGGCGGCTTCGGCGGTTGTACTATCAACCTGGTGAAAGACGAATTGTATGACAACTTCATCGAGAAAGCTAAAGAATCATTCAAAGCTAAATTCGGCAGAAGCCCGAAAGTATATGATGTAGTTATCAGTGACGGTTCAAGAAGACTGGTATAA
- a CDS encoding MFS transporter — protein sequence MTQQKKNYVLPIAMMFALFAMISFVTGLTNPLGLIVKEQFQAANWMTQLGNAANFIAYAFMGLPAGMMLKRIGYKKTALTAVAVGFIGVGIQVLSGQMDYQPGELTVFWIYLTGAFVSGFSMCMLNAVVNPLLNTLAGGGKKGNQLIQFGGSLNSISATIVPVLGGYLIGTISQDTRISDANPALFIAMGIFAVVFIVLAIMDIPEPHKESASDHKVKDTHSPLSFRHFVLGTVAIFVYVGVEVGIPNFINLFLTTSPDAAGAKGFGMDTAMAGSIVGTYWFLMMIGRLCGGALGAKFSSKTQLTVVSSLALIFLLIGMFAPSATTVAMPVFKGGASIGFGMETVPVGIMFFALCGLCTSIMWGGIFNLAVEGLGKYTAMASGIFMVMVCGGGILPLIQGAVADVTSSYIASYWVIFAAVAYMLYYALVGCKNVNKDIPVE from the coding sequence ATGACACAACAAAAAAAGAATTATGTGTTGCCTATTGCAATGATGTTTGCGCTTTTTGCAATGATTTCATTCGTAACAGGACTTACTAACCCGCTCGGACTTATTGTAAAAGAGCAATTCCAGGCTGCCAACTGGATGACGCAGCTGGGTAATGCAGCCAACTTCATAGCTTATGCCTTTATGGGACTCCCGGCAGGTATGATGCTCAAAAGAATCGGTTACAAAAAGACAGCCCTTACTGCCGTAGCAGTAGGATTTATCGGAGTCGGCATTCAGGTGCTTTCGGGACAGATGGACTACCAGCCCGGTGAACTGACTGTATTTTGGATCTATCTGACAGGTGCTTTTGTTTCAGGTTTCTCTATGTGTATGTTGAATGCAGTAGTAAACCCATTGCTGAATACACTTGCAGGTGGCGGTAAGAAAGGTAATCAATTAATTCAGTTCGGTGGTTCTCTGAACTCTATTTCAGCTACAATCGTTCCGGTATTGGGTGGTTACCTGATCGGTACTATCAGCCAGGACACACGTATCAGTGACGCTAATCCGGCATTGTTCATTGCTATGGGTATCTTTGCTGTCGTATTCATCGTGTTGGCTATCATGGACATCCCCGAACCTCACAAAGAAAGCGCCAGTGATCATAAAGTAAAAGACACTCACAGCCCGCTTTCATTCCGTCACTTCGTTTTGGGAACAGTTGCCATTTTCGTATACGTAGGTGTGGAAGTAGGTATTCCTAACTTTATCAACCTGTTCCTGACTACTTCACCTGATGCAGCCGGTGCCAAAGGTTTCGGTATGGATACAGCTATGGCAGGTTCAATCGTAGGTACTTACTGGTTCCTGATGATGATCGGTCGTCTGTGCGGTGGCGCTTTGGGAGCTAAATTCTCAAGTAAAACTCAGTTGACAGTCGTTTCTTCACTGGCTTTGATCTTCTTGCTGATCGGTATGTTTGCCCCCAGCGCAACAACAGTAGCTATGCCTGTATTTAAAGGAGGTGCCAGCATCGGTTTCGGTATGGAAACAGTACCTGTAGGAATCATGTTCTTCGCACTTTGCGGACTCTGTACATCTATCATGTGGGGTGGTATCTTCAACCTTGCAGTAGAAGGACTGGGTAAATATACGGCAATGGCTTCCGGTATCTTCATGGTAATGGTTTGCGGTGGTGGTATCCTGCCGTTGATTCAGGGTGCAGTAGCCGACGTGACCAGCAGCTACATTGCAAGTTACTGGGTAATCTTCGCTGCCGTAGCATACATGCTGTACTATGCACTTGTAGGTTGCAAGAATGTAAATAAGGATATTCCTGTTGAATAA
- a CDS encoding aldose epimerase family protein: protein MINTFPTEGNRSGLSRKDFQKDINDKKTDLFILKNKKGMEVAVTNYGCAILSIMVPDKDGKYANVVLSYGTLDALMHGPEPFLSTTIGRYGNRIAKGKFTLYGEEHSLTINNGPNSLHGGPTGFHARVWDAEQLEEGVIRFNYTSADGEEGFPGNLEVEMTYRLEEEENAIVIEYRATTDKATVVNLTNHGFFNLAGTANPTPTVENNIVTINADFYTPIDEVSIPTGEIAKVEGTPMDFRTPHTVGERINDKFQQLIYGAGYDHCYVLNKAETGSLDLAATCKEPNSGRIMEVYTTEAGVQLYTGNWLGGFEGTNGATFPARSAICFEAQCFPDTPNKAHFPSATLLPGDEYQQVTIYKFGVEK, encoded by the coding sequence ATGATTAACACATTCCCAACTGAAGGAAATCGGTCAGGGCTCAGCCGGAAAGATTTTCAAAAGGATATAAACGATAAGAAAACCGATTTGTTTATCCTCAAAAACAAGAAAGGAATGGAAGTTGCCGTAACAAACTACGGATGCGCCATTCTATCTATCATGGTTCCGGATAAAGACGGAAAATATGCCAATGTTGTACTCAGCTATGGTACACTGGATGCACTGATGCACGGACCGGAACCTTTCTTAAGTACCACTATCGGACGTTATGGCAATCGCATCGCCAAAGGTAAATTCACCCTGTATGGCGAAGAACATAGTCTCACGATCAACAACGGTCCCAACTCACTTCATGGTGGCCCCACCGGATTTCACGCCAGAGTATGGGATGCCGAGCAACTTGAAGAAGGGGTGATCCGATTCAACTATACTTCCGCTGACGGAGAAGAGGGCTTCCCCGGTAATCTGGAAGTTGAAATGACTTATCGCCTTGAAGAAGAAGAGAATGCGATTGTCATCGAATACCGTGCCACTACAGACAAAGCAACAGTCGTAAACCTGACCAATCACGGTTTCTTCAACCTGGCAGGAACAGCCAATCCTACTCCGACTGTAGAAAATAACATCGTCACAATCAACGCAGATTTTTATACTCCGATCGATGAAGTATCCATCCCGACAGGAGAAATAGCCAAAGTGGAAGGAACTCCGATGGATTTCCGTACCCCACATACTGTTGGCGAACGAATCAATGACAAATTCCAGCAACTTATATACGGTGCCGGCTATGACCATTGCTATGTATTGAACAAGGCAGAAACAGGTTCTCTCGACCTGGCAGCTACCTGCAAAGAGCCCAACAGCGGACGCATCATGGAGGTATATACCACAGAAGCCGGCGTACAATTATACACAGGCAACTGGCTGGGCGGCTTCGAAGGAACAAACGGAGCTACTTTCCCCGCACGAAGCGCTATCTGCTTCGAAGCTCAATGCTTCCCCGACACACCGAATAAAGCACACTTCCCGTCGGCTACTTTACTGCCGGGCGATGAATACCAGCAGGTAACCATCTATAAATTCGGAGTTGAAAAATAA
- a CDS encoding type I phosphomannose isomerase catalytic subunit, with the protein MYPLKFEPILKQTLWGGDKIIPFKHLNDDLKGVGESWEISGVENNESVVANGPDKGLTLTDMVKKYREELVGEANYARFGNEFPLLIKFIDAKQDLSIQVHPTDELAKKRHNSKGKTEMWYVVGADEGAKLRSGFSEQITPKEYKDRVHNNTITDVLQEYEIHPGDVFFLPAGRIHSIGAGAFIAEIQQTSDITYRIYDFNRKDANGKTRELHTSQALDAINYEVLDDYRTKYEPLKDEPVELVACPYFTTSVYDMSEQISCDYSELDSFVIFICIEGSCLMTDNEGNEVRLGAGETVLLPATTQELTIVPQEGNVKLLETYV; encoded by the coding sequence ATGTATCCGTTAAAATTCGAACCCATTCTGAAGCAGACGCTTTGGGGGGGCGACAAAATTATCCCGTTCAAGCATTTGAATGATGATTTGAAGGGAGTTGGGGAAAGCTGGGAAATATCCGGCGTAGAGAACAACGAATCTGTCGTAGCTAACGGCCCGGATAAAGGCCTTACACTGACCGATATGGTGAAAAAATACCGTGAGGAACTGGTAGGCGAAGCAAACTATGCCCGTTTTGGCAATGAGTTTCCTTTGCTGATAAAGTTCATTGATGCGAAGCAAGACTTGTCTATACAGGTGCATCCCACTGATGAACTGGCTAAAAAACGCCACAACTCAAAAGGTAAAACTGAAATGTGGTATGTAGTGGGTGCTGACGAAGGAGCCAAACTGCGTTCGGGATTTTCTGAACAGATTACACCGAAAGAATATAAAGACCGCGTGCATAATAATACAATTACAGATGTTCTTCAGGAATATGAAATTCATCCGGGAGATGTTTTCTTCCTGCCTGCAGGGCGTATTCACAGTATTGGTGCCGGGGCATTTATTGCCGAAATTCAGCAGACGTCGGATATCACTTACCGTATTTATGATTTTAATCGTAAAGACGCTAATGGAAAAACACGTGAATTGCATACCAGCCAGGCACTTGATGCGATCAATTATGAAGTGCTCGATGACTATCGTACCAAATATGAACCTTTGAAAGATGAACCGGTTGAGTTGGTGGCATGTCCTTATTTCACGACTTCGGTTTATGATATGAGTGAACAGATCAGCTGTGATTATTCGGAGCTGGATTCATTCGTAATCTTTATTTGTATAGAAGGCTCTTGCCTGATGACAGATAATGAAGGCAACGAAGTGCGACTGGGTGCAGGAGAAACTGTTTTGCTTCCTGCCACTACTCAGGAATTGACCATTGTGCCTCAAGAAGGGAATGTGAAGTTATTGGAAACATACGTGTAA
- a CDS encoding phage holin family protein, with protein MFTDDKSIENIQQLFAEFKKFLVLQKEYTKLELTEKLTILLSTLIMILVLTILGMVALFYLLFALAYILEPLVGGLMVSFGIIAGINVLLIAIIYFFRRQLIISPMVNFLANLFLNDSNKK; from the coding sequence ATGTTTACAGACGATAAAAGCATTGAAAATATCCAGCAGCTGTTTGCTGAGTTCAAGAAGTTCCTTGTACTCCAGAAAGAATATACCAAACTGGAATTAACGGAAAAGTTAACTATACTCTTATCCACGTTAATAATGATTTTAGTGCTCACTATCTTAGGTATGGTAGCCCTGTTTTATCTGCTTTTTGCCCTGGCTTATATTCTTGAGCCGTTAGTAGGCGGTTTGATGGTAAGTTTCGGCATCATAGCAGGCATCAATGTTTTATTGATTGCCATCATTTATTTTTTCCGCAGGCAACTTATCATTTCGCCGATGGTAAATTTCCTTGCAAACCTATTTCTCAACGACTCCAATAAAAAATGA
- a CDS encoding YtxH domain-containing protein, whose amino-acid sequence MKGLNVLAAFLGGAAVGAALGILFAPEKGEDTRHKIAEILRKKGIKLNRNEMENLVDEIAAEIKGEVID is encoded by the coding sequence ATGAAAGGACTTAATGTATTAGCAGCTTTTCTGGGTGGTGCAGCCGTTGGTGCAGCCCTGGGTATTTTATTCGCTCCTGAAAAAGGAGAAGATACTCGTCACAAAATCGCAGAGATTCTTCGCAAAAAAGGTATCAAGCTGAATCGTAACGAAATGGAAAACCTCGTTGATGAAATTGCAGCTGAAATCAAAGGCGAAGTAATTGACTAA